In one Pseudomonas hydrolytica genomic region, the following are encoded:
- a CDS encoding LysR family transcriptional regulator — MDTRRLDLNLLVTLEALLIEQNVTRAAARLHLSQPAVSAQLSRLRDVFNDPLLIPAQRGMTPTVKALELLVPLRQALDQVRATVTTHLNFEPATASLTVSIACTDYVQAALIKHLVVAMRREAPGVRIALRILDVPQLELQMTRGEVDLAVINMNGAPPALHSQHLYDESYVLIGRRGHPSLRAGLTVDEFAQLEHVVVSLRGGGFSTSVDNALVARGLRRNVVLSASSFLPVPELVAQSDCVALVPRRLVEGRDEQLLCVAPPLPVEGFAIGMFWHERSDGHAGFRWVREFITLVADSRASDSTESNSQAG; from the coding sequence ATGGATACCAGACGCCTTGATCTCAATCTGCTTGTGACGTTGGAGGCCCTTCTCATCGAGCAGAACGTGACCAGGGCGGCCGCCCGTCTGCATTTGAGCCAGCCAGCAGTCAGCGCGCAGTTGAGCCGCCTGCGCGACGTCTTCAACGACCCTCTTCTGATCCCCGCGCAGCGTGGAATGACCCCCACGGTCAAAGCCTTGGAGCTGCTCGTGCCGCTTCGCCAAGCATTGGACCAAGTAAGGGCCACCGTCACTACTCATCTGAATTTCGAACCCGCGACGGCGAGCCTGACGGTATCAATCGCCTGCACGGATTACGTGCAGGCGGCCTTGATCAAGCATCTCGTTGTCGCCATGCGGCGCGAAGCGCCGGGTGTCCGTATCGCACTGCGCATCCTGGACGTACCACAGCTGGAGCTGCAGATGACCCGCGGCGAGGTGGATCTGGCGGTGATCAACATGAACGGAGCTCCGCCCGCGCTGCACTCGCAACACCTCTACGATGAGAGTTACGTGCTGATCGGGCGTCGAGGGCACCCAAGCCTGCGTGCGGGCCTGACGGTGGATGAGTTCGCGCAGCTGGAACATGTCGTGGTGTCACTACGCGGCGGAGGCTTCTCTACCTCGGTGGATAACGCCTTGGTAGCGCGAGGGCTGCGGCGTAACGTAGTTCTGTCAGCGTCGTCATTTCTGCCAGTACCGGAGTTGGTCGCGCAGTCGGATTGTGTGGCCCTGGTTCCACGTCGTCTCGTAGAAGGTCGTGACGAGCAGCTGCTGTGCGTAGCCCCTCCATTGCCGGTGGAAGGTTTTGCGATCGGCATGTTCTGGCATGAGCGCTCGGATGGGCACGCCGGCTTCAGGTGGGTGCGTGAGTTCATCACTCTGGTAGCCGATTCGCGGGCATCCGATTCAACCGAGTCAAACAGTCAGGCCGGGTAG
- a CDS encoding NAD(P)H-dependent oxidoreductase, translated as MSKRVLIIYAHPEPSSLTRQLVDVSVECLTAQGHEVLQSDLYAMGWKAIFDEHDFPERANPQRLSFGAESAHAYRHRRQSPDVAAEQDKVLAADAVIFQFPLWWYGMPAIMKGWIDRVWAAGLAHGYKGAGNTYRYGDGAFKGKRAMLSVAVGGPAEDYSPRGINGPLEQLLFPITHGSLYFPGFDVLPTFAIYGTGNLTAADVMAAKEAWRVRLENLFTDAPIPFRPQNGGDYTPRNELKPHVAVGQTGIAAHVADGETTQRPQLETEGAL; from the coding sequence ATGTCGAAAAGAGTACTGATCATCTATGCCCATCCCGAGCCTTCCTCGCTAACGCGGCAACTGGTGGATGTGTCTGTTGAATGCTTGACTGCGCAAGGGCACGAGGTCCTGCAGTCCGATCTATACGCCATGGGCTGGAAAGCGATATTCGACGAGCACGACTTTCCTGAGCGGGCCAACCCTCAGCGGCTGTCGTTCGGCGCAGAGTCCGCCCACGCCTATCGTCATCGCCGCCAGAGCCCTGACGTGGCGGCAGAGCAAGACAAGGTTCTAGCGGCAGATGCCGTCATCTTCCAGTTTCCACTTTGGTGGTACGGCATGCCGGCCATCATGAAGGGATGGATAGACCGCGTCTGGGCAGCCGGACTCGCCCATGGCTACAAGGGCGCTGGCAACACCTACCGCTATGGTGACGGGGCCTTCAAGGGCAAGCGGGCCATGTTGTCTGTCGCTGTCGGCGGCCCCGCAGAGGATTACTCGCCGCGCGGTATCAACGGACCACTCGAGCAATTGCTGTTTCCGATCACGCATGGCTCGCTCTACTTCCCCGGGTTCGATGTGCTGCCGACGTTCGCCATATACGGCACTGGCAACTTGACCGCCGCAGATGTCATGGCAGCCAAAGAGGCTTGGCGCGTCCGTCTCGAGAATTTGTTCACCGACGCGCCAATCCCCTTCCGGCCCCAAAATGGTGGGGACTACACGCCCCGCAACGAGCTTAAACCGCATGTGGCCGTGGGCCAGACGGGGATAGCGGCGCACGTTGCCGATGGCGAAACAACCCAGCGGCCGCAGCTGGAAACGGAGGGGGCGTTATGA